DNA from Dietzia lutea:
CCGCGGGGACACGGAGCCGTGGATGAGCGAGCTCTTGCCCGAGCCCGCCACACCCGTCACCACGCACAGCACCCCGAGAGGGATGTTCACGTCCACGTCACGCACGTTGTGCGCGCTCGCCCCGCGTACCTCGATCCACCCCGCCGGCGCGCGAACCGAGTCCTTGAGAGAGGCGCGGTCGTCCAGGTGGCGGCCGGTGACGGTGCCGCTCGCCCGCAGCCCGTCCACCGTGCCCTCGAAGCAGATCTCGCCGCCCTCGGACCCGGCGCCGGGGCCGAGGTCCACGACGTGGTCGGCGATCGCGATGGTCTCGGGTTTGTGCTCGACCACGAGGACGGTGTTGCCCTTGTCCCGCAGGCGCAGCAGCAGCCCGTTCATCCGGTCGATGTCGTGCGGGTGCAGGCCGATCGACGGCTCGTCGAACACGTAGGTCACGTCCGTCAGCGCGGACCCGAGGTGGCGGATCATCTTGACCCGCTGGGATTCGCCACCCGACAGCGTGCCCGCCGGCCGGTCGAGCGAGAGGTACCCGAGCCCGATCTCCACGAACGAGTCGAGCGTGTGCTGCAACGACCCCAGCAGCGGGGCCACGGACGGCTCGTCGAGCCCGCGCAGCCACTCGGCGAGGTCGGTGATCTGCATGGCCGAGACGTCGGCGATGTTGTGCTCGCCGATCCGCGAGGACCGGGCGCCTTCGTTGAGTCGCGTGCCGTCGCACTCCGGACACGTCGTGAAGACCACGGCCCGCTCGACGAACGCCCGGATGTGCGGCTGCATGGCCTCGACGTCCTTGGACAACATCGACTTCTGGATCCGGGGGATCAGTCCCTCGAAGGTCACGTTAATGCCGTCGGCCTTGATCTTCACCGGTTCCTTGCGCAGGAGGTCGTCCATCTCGCGCTCGGTGAACTCCCCCACCGGCTTGTCCATGTCGAAGAACCCGGACCCGGAGTAGATGCGGCCGTACCACCCGTCCATCGAGTAGCCGGGCACCGTGATGGCTCCCTCGGCCAAGGATTTCGAGCGGTCCACGAGCGCGTCGATGTCGAAGTCAGAGACCGCCCCGCGGCCCTCGCACCGCACGCACATACCGCCGGTGATGGTGAACTCGGCCTTCTGCCGGGTGCCGTCGGCCTTCTTCAGTGTGCCCACCCCGGAGGCCGACGCGACATTGAACGAGTACGCCTTGGGTCCGCCGATGGCGGGCCGGGCGAGCCGGCTGAACAGGATCCGCAGCATCGCCCCGGTGTCGGTCGCCGTCCCCACCGTCGACCGCGGGTCCGAGCCCATCCGCTCCTGGTCCACGACGATCGCGGTGGTCAGCCCCTCCAGCACGTCGACGTCCGGCCGGGCCAGCGTCGGCATGAACCCCTGGACGAACGCGCTGTACGTCTCGTTGATCATCCGCTGCGACTCCGCGGCGATCGTCGCGAAGACCAGCGAACTCTTCCCTGACCCGGAGACCCCGGTGAAGACGGTCAACCGCCGCTTCGGCAGCTCCACGTCGACCGAGCGGAGGTTGTTCTCCCGCGCGCCGAGGACGCGGATGATGTCGTGCGTGTCTGCGGTGTGGGTGCTCATCGCGGTTCTCCTCGGCCGGTGCTCTCCAGGGGCAACGTTAGACCGCGGGCCCGTGGCGAGAAAGAAGTCAGCCGCGGTCCTGATTCAGCATGGCGACGGCGTGCAGTTCGGCGAACCGCTGGAACTCGTCGTCGTCCCACTCCTCGCGGCCCGTCGCGGCCGCCCACCCGTCGAGGATCTGGTGATCGTAGAGGTGGCCGT
Protein-coding regions in this window:
- a CDS encoding ATP-binding cassette domain-containing protein, with the protein product MSTHTADTHDIIRVLGARENNLRSVDVELPKRRLTVFTGVSGSGKSSLVFATIAAESQRMINETYSAFVQGFMPTLARPDVDVLEGLTTAIVVDQERMGSDPRSTVGTATDTGAMLRILFSRLARPAIGGPKAYSFNVASASGVGTLKKADGTRQKAEFTITGGMCVRCEGRGAVSDFDIDALVDRSKSLAEGAITVPGYSMDGWYGRIYSGSGFFDMDKPVGEFTEREMDDLLRKEPVKIKADGINVTFEGLIPRIQKSMLSKDVEAMQPHIRAFVERAVVFTTCPECDGTRLNEGARSSRIGEHNIADVSAMQITDLAEWLRGLDEPSVAPLLGSLQHTLDSFVEIGLGYLSLDRPAGTLSGGESQRVKMIRHLGSALTDVTYVFDEPSIGLHPHDIDRMNGLLLRLRDKGNTVLVVEHKPETIAIADHVVDLGPGAGSEGGEICFEGTVDGLRASGTVTGRHLDDRASLKDSVRAPAGWIEVRGASAHNVRDVDVNIPLGVLCVVTGVAGSGKSSLIHGSVSPREGVVAIDQSAIRGSRRSNPATYTGLLEPIRKAFAKANGVKPALFSPNSEGACPTCKGAGVVYTDLGMMAGVATTCDDCEGRRFQAEVLEYRLGERNIGEVLAMSVTEAEDFFSAGEARIPAAHKILVRLRDVGLGYVRLGQPLTTLSGGERQRLKLAAQMADKADIYVLDEPTTGLHLADVQNLLGMLDRLVDAGKSVIVIEHHQAVMARADWIIDLGPGAGHDGGRVVFEGTPADLVADASTLTGEYLARYVGG